AATATGAATATGATTGGGCTAGACAATCGCCCATCAGTAAAAGGTTTGGTTGAAATTCTTACTGAATGGCTAGAATACCGTCGAGCAACAGTTATACGTCGATTAAATTATCGTTTAGACAAAGTGTTAAAACGACTACATATTTTAGAGGGTCTATTAATTGCTTTCTTAAATATAGACGAAGTGATTGAAATTATTCGCAATGAGGAAGATCCAAAAGCTGAGTTAATTCGTCGTTTTGCTCTGACCGAAATTCAAGCAGAAGCTATTTTAGAATTAAAACTTCGTCATTTAGCTAAATTGGAAGAGATGCGAATTAAAGGTGAACAAAACGAACTTGCTAAAGAACGAGATCAGTTACAGTCATTATTGGCATCGCCACGAAAATTAAATAATTTAATTAAAAAAGAGCTTCAACAAGATGCCGAAAAATATGGCGATGAGCGTCGTTCTCCGATCGTTGAACGTAGTGAAGCTAAAGCTATTACAGAACAAGAACTCACACCATCAGAACCTGTCACTATTGTGTTATCTGAAATGGGTTGGGTAAGATCAGCAAAAGGACATGATATTGATCCTGTTGGTTTAAGTTATAAAGCTGGCGATAGTTTTAAAGCTGCAGCCAAAGGTAAAAGCAATCAACCTGTCGTATTCATTGATTCAACTGGCCGAAGTTATGCTATTGAGCCAAATACACTACCATCAGCACGCGGGCAAGGTGAACCAATAACGGGTAAACTAGCACTACCAGCTGGAGCCACAATTGAGCACTTGTTAATGTCAGCGAGTGAAAATCAAAAATTACTGTTAGCCTCTAGCGCTGGTTATGGTTTTATTTGTCAATTCAGTGATTTAGTTACTCGTAATCGTAATGGTAAAGCCATTATCAATTTACCAAACGGTGCTAAAGTGCTAACGCCAATTGAAATTCTATCTGAAGATAGCTTATTATTATCCATTACTCAAGCTGGACGAATGCTTATCTTCCCTGTAAAAGATTTACCAGAACTTGCAAAAGGTAAAGGCAATAAAATCATATCATTATCAGGTGCAGACGACAGCCTTGCTTATATACGATTAATCACACCAGAAACATCCTTAACCTTATATGTTGGTAAACGCAAACTTACGCTCAATCCAGCTGATTTAGAAAAATTTAGAGCGGAACGCGCACGTAAAGGAACAGCTTTACCACGTGGATTACAAAAAATAGATCGAATTGAGGTAATTTAATAATATGTCTTTTATTTGGGCGATAATTACAGGTTTTGTCTTAAGCAT
The sequence above is drawn from the Gilliamella apicola genome and encodes:
- the parC gene encoding DNA topoisomerase IV subunit A; the encoded protein is MSEITHDGVEIQSLRTFTESAYLNYSMYVIMDRALPFIGDGLKPVQRRIVYAMSELGLNAQAKFKKSARTVGDVLGKYHPHGDSACYEAMVLMAQPFSYRYPLVDGQGNWGAPDDPKSFAAMRYTESRLSKYAELLLGELGQGTVDYTPNFDGTLQEPKMLPARLPNILLNGTTGIAVGMATDIPPHNIREVANAAIMLADNPNATLSEVMTHIQGPDFPTEAEIITSPEDIAKIYKTGRGSIRMRAVWKKEDGDIVITDLPHQVSGAKILEQIASQMRAKKLPLIEDLRDESDHENPTRLVIVPRSNRVDLEQVMNHLFATTDLEKSYRVNMNMIGLDNRPSVKGLVEILTEWLEYRRATVIRRLNYRLDKVLKRLHILEGLLIAFLNIDEVIEIIRNEEDPKAELIRRFALTEIQAEAILELKLRHLAKLEEMRIKGEQNELAKERDQLQSLLASPRKLNNLIKKELQQDAEKYGDERRSPIVERSEAKAITEQELTPSEPVTIVLSEMGWVRSAKGHDIDPVGLSYKAGDSFKAAAKGKSNQPVVFIDSTGRSYAIEPNTLPSARGQGEPITGKLALPAGATIEHLLMSASENQKLLLASSAGYGFICQFSDLVTRNRNGKAIINLPNGAKVLTPIEILSEDSLLLSITQAGRMLIFPVKDLPELAKGKGNKIISLSGADDSLAYIRLITPETSLTLYVGKRKLTLNPADLEKFRAERARKGTALPRGLQKIDRIEVI